Part of the Candidatus Thermoplasmatota archaeon genome is shown below.
GCAACAACTACGATCGCAAGTACAATTGATTATGCAACAACGACAACAAACAGAGCTACAACTTAAGGAAATCGATGATGCACTTAAGGAACTTGATCAGACAACCGAGAAAACACCGATTTATAAGAGTGTTGGTGCTTTGCTAATTAGAACAAAAGGGAAAGATGACGTAAAAAAGGATCTTTTAGAAAATAAAGAATCTCTCGAACTTCGAAAAACAACTTTAGAAAAACAAGAAGGTCGTAGTCGTGAGAAGCTCGCCGAGCTTCAAAGTAAAGTTGAAAATGCATTGAAGCTGGGAAAGGACAGTATAGATGATTAAAACACGAACGTATTCGCCATATACTGATTTTCATACCGGTCTACTGTATAAAATATTTCTTTTTATTGGCGTAATTCTCATCAGTCTCTATTTTCTCCTATGGTTACTCCAACCCATACCAATCAATGACTCATATCTTGATGGTATCTTAGCGTTTGCTGTCCTTTTTTTTGGAGGAAGTTTTTTCCTTTTTTTCATGCATCGTCAATTTGTCAAGTTAGCTACAATTGCACAAGAAATTGAAGATCCTAGAGAATCAGATCATCATTCTTAGATACGTCAGATTGTTGACAAGTTTTTATGTTCCATATCGTCGATGACGCTGTTGATACGTATAAATAGCATTTAAAAAATCTCTTTTTTGAAATGCTGGCCAATATACATCCGAGAAATAAAGTTCAGAATAAGCGAGCTGCCAGAGCAAAAAATTAGAAATGCGTTCTTCACCAGATGTTCTCAAAATCAAGTCAGGATCAGGTAGTCCCTGGGTGTATAAATACGATGAAACAGTTTTTTGCGTTATCTCTTCAATTTTTAGTTTTTCTTTTTTGACGTCTTGTGCAATTTTTTTGATTGCTTGAACAATTTCTTCCCTGCCACCGTATGCTAAAGCGATGTTAAAAATGTACTTGTTATATTTTTTTGTTTGTCTCATAAGAGTTCTTGCTGCTTTCTGAATATCTTTAGGGAGTGATTCGAGATGGCCGAGAACCTGAATTTTTACCTTGTTTTTATGAATGCGTTCGTCATGGAGCGCCCGTTGAAGTTCATGTCTGCATAGATTCATAAGGGTTTGAACTTCCTTTTTTGATCGTTTGAAGTTTTCTGTTGAAAAAGCAAAAACAGTGACAACTTTGATATCTAATTCAAAACACCAGTCCAGTATCTCTTCTATTTTATCTCGTCCTAAAAGATGACCTGCTTCAGGGGATAACTCAAGATCTCGAGCATATCTCCTGTTGCCATCCATAATTATTGCAATATGATTGGGAACCGGTTGTTTTTTAATTTCTTCGAGTAATCGATAATTTCGAAATTCGTTTATCTTTTTTGAAAAAAAACGATAGGCTGGTGAATGATACAATGTTGCTAAAATTTTTTTTCCAGTATAACTTCGAAGAGCATATTGTTCGAGTTCGTTGATTTTTTTATCTGCAACAGTTTTCAGTAATGCTTTTTTTGAAATACTGTTCATCCTCTCGATTCTGGAAATCTTAATGTTTATATAACCTTGCCGTTCATGCTACGTGGGTTACCCTGTTTTTCAGAAGCGCATGGTTTAAATAAGTGAATAGTATTCCTGCTCTCTACATTGACAGGGTGATCCTTCTGGGAAATATTCGGCATACTCATATAAAGAGCACAGCAATAGATTTAGTGAAGACGTTTCCAAATGAGTTTAAATATGATGATTTTCAGCACAATAAAGAAAAAGTAGCAGATCTTGTTGAAACCTCAAGTAAACTTATTCGGAATCAAATAGCAGGATATATCACTCGGTATCTTGCCTCAAGAAACAAACCACGTCAAAATCGACCCATTTCTGAGTAACAACCTAATATTTATCTGAATTACCTTTTTCCGTCTTTTTCTATATGATGACATCTCATGTGCAGCACGCTCTGAATGATCTTCGACAAGGAAAATTTGTTTTAGTGTATGATCATGATGACCGTGAGACTGAAACAGATTTTGTCAAAGCAGCACAATTTATTACACCACAGGATATTCAGACAATGCGACAGGATGGAGGCGGCCTTATTTTTCTTATGATATCCTATCCGCTTGCCCAGCAATTGCAACTTCCGTTTCTAGCAGATATATATGCATCTCTAGAAGACTCGTATCCGGTGCTTAAAGCGCTTAAACCAACGGATATACCCTATGATACCAAATCTTCTTTTTCACTGTATATCAATCATCGAAAAACATTCACTGGAATCACTGATAATGATCGTAGTTTGACGATTAAAAAATTTTCAGAGCTCGCCGAAAAAATCAACACACTTGAGAGTAGAAAAGCACTTGAAGAATTTGGGAAAGAATTTAGATCGCCAGGTCATGTTCCGATTTGCATTGGATCTCAAAACCTCCTTCAAGAGCGGAGAGGACACACTGAGCTGGTTGTTGCTCTGCTCCAGATGGCAGGTATTGTTCCAGTAGGTACTGGCTGTGAGATTATGGGTGATTCTGGTCATGCTCTGTCAAAAAGAGATGCACAACGATATGCTCAAAAACATGGTTTACTATTCCTCGAAGGATCTGAAATCATTAAGGCGTGGAAACAATGGTCACGGTAATGGCAACAGGTACGTTTGATCTGCTTCATCTTGGACATATATATTACCTTAAAGAGGCAAAAAAACTTGGTGATAAACTCATTGTTGTTGTTGCTCATGATGCAACTGTTCGAAAATTGAAACATGAACCGATCAATTCGCAGGAAATTCGATTACGTCTTGTTCAAGAGCTTAAAATGGTAGATGATGCTTATATTGGCTATGAACACGATATGTATAAAATCGTTGAAGAACTTAAACCTGATATCATCGCACTTGGCTATGACCAAGTTCATAATGAACATCAGATTGTTCATGAGTTAAGGAAACGTTCGCTAAATGCTCGTGTTGTTCGGCTGAAAAAATATGATGGCGGAAGTGATCTTGAAGGGACACGTCGAATTATTCAAAAGATTATTTCTGCATATGAATTTCAAAAACAGATGGAGCGTGTTGAGCACTCGTGAAAAAGATTGGCATAGCTGATACTACCTTTGCCCGGTATGATATGGCGCAAGCAGCTATTGATGAATTGCAGAGTCATGCAACTGGATTCACGATTGAACGATATACCGTACCCGGAATAAAGGATTTGCCGGTTGCTTGTAAAAAACTATTTGACGAAAAAAACTGCGATATTGTTTTAGCACTGGGAATGCCCGGAGCTCAAAGTATCGATAAGCAATGTGCTCATGAGGCAAGCCTTGGACTGATAATAACTCAACTTTTATGTAATAGACATATTATTGAGGTGTTTGTTCACGAAGATGAAGCACGAAATGAACGTGAGCTCTTATGGCTTGCAGAACAACGAACTCGAGAACATGCATTAAATGTTTTAGATTTGCTCTTTAAACCAGAAAAACTAACAAAAAATGCTGGACGAGGGCTTCGTCAAGGGTTTAAAGATGTCGGATCAATTCAAGAATAAAAAATAAGGAGGAAACATATGGTACATGATAAAATACGAATCGGAGCTGTTGTAGCTGAATTCAATTACGATATTAATATGATGATGTTGGAACGAGCTAAAGAACACGCACAATTTCTAGGTGCTGAAATAACACACATCGTCAAAGTTCCTGGTGTTTTTGATATGGGACTTGCGGTAAAAAAACTTCTTGAGCGGCAAGACCTTGATGGTGTTATCGCCTTAGGATCTGTTATTGAGGGAGAAACAGAACATGATCAAATCGTCATTCAGAATGCTGCTCGGAAAATTGCGGATCTTGCTGTTGAATTTGGTAAACCAATAGGTTTTGGGATTAGCGGTCCAGGCATGACTCGGTTACAAGCTCAAGATCGAATTGAGAACGCAAAAGCAGCAGTTGAAACGGTCGTCAAACTTCATCAACGGTTGAAACTATAAAACAGTTAATATTCCTAGAAAGTAGAGATATAGTTCTAGGAGTATCTTTTATTCTTTTTCAATCATTTTAAACAACGATGGTAAATGAATCGTATATGAACCATCTTTTTGGATGACAATTGGTTCCTTTTCGAGTAGTCCTTTTAGATCAATTTTATATCGTCCTGGATGTTCGATATCAATAGTTTCAGGTGTTTGTGACTGTTCTGCCTCCTTTTTTATTTTTTCCAGTCTAGCATTTCGAAAATTATCATCCATAATATCTGGTGTTTCGTGAGTCTTTGTTTTTTCTTGAATCGTCTCATTGAGTTGTTCTTCAACAAACTTACGGATATCTTTTGATTTTATCGATACCCATTTTCCATTTTTATCAAGTTTATCTTTATGTTGTTCAACAAGCATATCGATAACTTTTTTTGTAATATCATTGCTCATCTCTTGGCTGATAGCATTTCTCTCTTGTTCATCTAGAGGTTTTAGAGTGAAAAAAAATCGACTACCTCCGCAATCAGGACAACCTTTTAACAACTGTGCTGAATTTTGTTCGAAGACATGACCACATTTCAGGCATTGATGTGGCATCTATTGTGTTCCCTTCCCTGGTATAATAATTGTTTCAATAAGATCATTGTCTTTATGAACCATCTTTAATAGATGGGCTGGGCCAATAACTGTCATACGCGGTTTCTTCATCACTCCAAAGACTCGCTGGATGAAACTGGCTTTTTCTTCAGAATATCCTTCCATTTCGATGCCAATGAAGGTATCATGATCAATTTCTTTCATGGTTTGCTCGATTAGCGTTGCTTGCTCATTTGGTGTTAGTCCCTGTTCAAGAACAAGAATCCTTCCATCTTTTACTTCACTCATAATATATCTTAATTTATCAGCGGATGACAACTCATTTAATTTTTGTTTAGAAACCAAATGAAATGATATTCCGATATCTTTCTTCGTCATATCGATCATCTCCGCTGTTTCTTTTGTCGTCGTTTCCCGAATTCTTTTACCATCATGCTATATAATGTTTCTGTATTGTATCCGGTTAAAGCACTAATTGGAATTACAGGATGCTGGGGGAATGCTGCTTTCAAGGTTGCGGGGCTTGCGTCTTCTGCGTCAATTTTGTTTGCTGCGATAAGAATCGGTAAATTCCGAGCTTCAAGATTACCAATAATCGTTACATTAACCTGAGTAAACGGATCTTGGGTTGAGTCCATCACAAGAATTACACCATCGATATCTTCAAGCCATCGAATTGCTTCAATGACACCTTCCGTTGCTTCTTTTGCACGAGAACGTGATTCCTCTTTATTCATTCCATATATATTCATGAATTCTTTGTAGTCAATTTTTGTTGCAATACCAGGAGTATCAACAAGATCCATGACAAGTGAAGACCCCCCATTATTTATTTTAATATTATTTTTCCATTTAGCTCGTCGGGTCTCATGAGGAATCTCAGAAACACTACCCATGATATCACCAGTCCAATCTCGTAAAATTCGATTTGCAAGAGTAGTTTTCCCAACATTTGGTGGACCATATATTCCTATTTTTGCATGTTTTTTTCCAAAAATTTTTTGTATCATTGTCGCAAAACGATTCTGTCGAAATCGGTCAAATATTCCCATCCCTATAGTTCCCTCCAAGTTTTTTTCAAATATGAAAAAATGTATATTGATTGTAGTTTATTAGTTTAGTGGTTGAATGTTCTATATACGTTAATTTTTTTTAAAAATAACAACTCTTATATAGCAACAATAATATTATCATATAACCCAATAAAGATGGGAGGCTAATTATAATGGAAGAAAAAAATAAGGAAAGCGGAATGTTAAAAGATCCTCAAAATATTTTTATGGATCGAATCCAAAAAGCTTCAACTGAACTCGACTCAATTAAAACCTCTTTTTCGAAAGGCATGGAAGAACTTGCTCGAGTTCAAAGCTTATTAAAATTAGAAGGTGTTGAGAATTTTAGCCGTATGATCCAACAATTTGAGGAGCGGCTTTCAGCAGCAGAACGTATGCGCGATGAAGCTGCAGAAGGAGCACGACGATATGGTGAGGAGCTAGAAAAAGAAAAAGAACGTCTTGTGAAACTTTGGGAAGCATATAAAAGTCAGGAAGAAGAACTTGCGACTCAGGAGAAACGGGTAGCAGAAATGGAGCAAAAGCTTCAGGATCTTGATCGATCAAAAAGACAACTCGAAAGTGATTTGACAGCACGAATAACAACATTAACAAAAAAATTAGATGAACGCCAACAAGAACTCCAACAACTCGAAGAATTTAGACAACGTGCATTACAATCAGATATTGTTCGAAATCAACTTGAACAAACAGCAACTAATCTGCGTAATGAACTAAAAACCAAAGATGATATTATCCGTTCTCTTCAAAACCGTGTTGAAGAACTTAGAAAATTTGAACAATTCGCAGAATTTAAAACTAAATTTGAGGAGCTCTCTCACGAATTTGAAAAAGAAAAAGATCGACTTACAAAATTGTTTAAATTATATGAAGAAACAGAAGCAGAAAATCAACAACTCAAACAGGAGATCAGAGAATGGCAGGAATGGTTTGATTCCAATGAAGAACTATTTTCAAAACTCTTTACCTCTGTTGATCATCTCAGAAAAAGTATGACTCAAACAAATCAGCCGCAGCCATCTTCTCTTGGGCAGACAATGACTTCAATAGAGACATCAAGTCAAGAACAACCAGCAACAACCATGCCAGAAAAACGCCGTCGATTACGATGGCGCCATTAATAGATGCGCTTTTTTCTTTTATTTTCTTTTTTTATTTTATCGTTACTGAGCTAATCCCGTTTTCATCTTCTTCGACGGCAATAACGCTCTGAGTATAATTCTTTATTTCTTCAATATGTGTAATTAGAAATATCTGCTTGAATTTCTCTGAAAGTTTCTGTAAAGCTTGGATAATATTTTGGCGCCTGTTGATATCTTGTGAACCAAAAATTTCATCAAGAATAATAATACGAAAAATACTACCTGCACGTTGTGTTAAAACTTCAGAAATAGCTAACCGGATACATAGATTTGCAAGGTCCTCTTCGCCTCCAGAAAACCGTTGAATTTTGTAAGGAATATTATTGTCATGAATCAAAATATTATATTCTTCATCGAGTTCAATAGTATGATATCTCCCATCAGTAAGCTGTTCGAAAAGTTCTGATGCATATTGTGATAAAAGTGGTCGGATTTGTGAAATTAAATACGTCCTAAAAGCAGTCATTATCTCATACGTCATTTTTAGATCTTGTATTGTGTTTTTTTCTTTGGTTATCTTTTGTTCAAGATTTTGTTGTTCAGTTATTTTTTGTTGAAGATTTTTTATTTCATAAAGAATAATATTTTTTTCTCCTTCTTTTCGTTCTTTTTGAATTTTCAGTGTTTCTATGTTATCTTTGATGTTTGTTATTTTTTCTAATAAAGAGTGATATTCTCTGTATGTTTTTTCAACGGCGAGTTTAATGTCTAGATACTGTTGTTCATTGAATTTTAAAGTAGTTACTTTTTCTAAAAGTTGTTTTTTACTTTGTAATTCTTTTTCTTGCTCTGCAATCTCTTCACTGTTTTTTTCGATTGATGTTAATATTTTTTCTCGAGTTATCTCTTGATTTTGCAAATAGATCTGTTTTTTTTGAAGGGCGATTCGTTCTTTATTTATGGTCGCATATTCTTGTTCAAACGATGTAATCTTTTGGTGTAATACCTCGATAGCATTGTTATGTTTCATTATTTCTTCGGTAAATTTCTTTATTAATTTTGGATATTGCTTGTCAAGTTTTTGATCACAGGTTGGGCAATGGGCTGACGGTCCGATTTTTTCGATTTGCTTTTTTTTCTGTTTCAGCTTACTGACTTCTTCTTGCTGTTGTTTTATTGCTGATCGAGCCGCTTCTATTTTTTGTATCATCTCTTGACTTTTTTTGATATTTTCTTGTTGTACTCTTTGAAGTTTTTCAATATCTTTTTTTAACTGATCAAATTTTTTTAATTCTGTTTTTTGTTGTTCGATTATTGCAGTTCTTTCTTTTATTTTATTTTCTAGAGTTTGTATTTCACTTTTTAGTGTTTTTTTTCGGTCATACAAAATTTTGTTTTCTTCCAACTCTGTCTTCGTTTTTTGATATTTTTCGTACTCTGTTTTCTTTAATTGAACGATTTTTTCTTGATTTTGTAATTTCGTATTTTCATCTTGAATTAATTTGATGAGCTGGTCGAGTGTTTTTTCGGTCTCTTCTTTTTTCTTAGCTAATACATGAGTCTCTTTTTGAAATTGTTCAGTTTTTTTATTACCAAATTTATCA
Proteins encoded:
- a CDS encoding Era-like GTP-binding protein, translated to MGIFDRFRQNRFATMIQKIFGKKHAKIGIYGPPNVGKTTLANRILRDWTGDIMGSVSEIPHETRRAKWKNNIKINNGGSSLVMDLVDTPGIATKIDYKEFMNIYGMNKEESRSRAKEATEGVIEAIRWLEDIDGVILVMDSTQDPFTQVNVTIIGNLEARNLPILIAANKIDAEDASPATLKAAFPQHPVIPISALTGYNTETLYSMMVKEFGKRRQKKQRR
- a CDS encoding SMC family ATPase, yielding MILKTLHLQNFRKFHDAFLEFPEGITCIVGLNGVGKSTIIEAIAWTLYGPVAARTPAEQIKREHAQPSEPCRVELEFIFENELYKITREMTGKNLSASATAVMNGKIVAEGAEIVTKFIQKKLSMDYKSFYTSIFAKQKELNTLSYMNPSERRPLILRMLGINQIDEVISTMRTEIKSTTDVIHELEHLIVDKFGNKKTEQFQKETHVLAKKKEETEKTLDQLIKLIQDENTKLQNQEKIVQLKKTEYEKYQKTKTELEENKILYDRKKTLKSEIQTLENKIKERTAIIEQQKTELKKFDQLKKDIEKLQRVQQENIKKSQEMIQKIEAARSAIKQQQEEVSKLKQKKKQIEKIGPSAHCPTCDQKLDKQYPKLIKKFTEEIMKHNNAIEVLHQKITSFEQEYATINKERIALQKKQIYLQNQEITREKILTSIEKNSEEIAEQEKELQSKKQLLEKVTTLKFNEQQYLDIKLAVEKTYREYHSLLEKITNIKDNIETLKIQKERKEGEKNIILYEIKNLQQKITEQQNLEQKITKEKNTIQDLKMTYEIMTAFRTYLISQIRPLLSQYASELFEQLTDGRYHTIELDEEYNILIHDNNIPYKIQRFSGGEEDLANLCIRLAISEVLTQRAGSIFRIIILDEIFGSQDINRRQNIIQALQKLSEKFKQIFLITHIEEIKNYTQSVIAVEEDENGISSVTIK
- a CDS encoding 30S ribosomal protein S17e — its product is MGNIRHTHIKSTAIDLVKTFPNEFKYDDFQHNKEKVADLVETSSKLIRNQIAGYITRYLASRNKPRQNRPISE
- a CDS encoding Zn-ribbon containing protein; the protein is MPHQCLKCGHVFEQNSAQLLKGCPDCGGSRFFFTLKPLDEQERNAISQEMSNDITKKVIDMLVEQHKDKLDKNGKWVSIKSKDIRKFVEEQLNETIQEKTKTHETPDIMDDNFRNARLEKIKKEAEQSQTPETIDIEHPGRYKIDLKGLLEKEPIVIQKDGSYTIHLPSLFKMIEKE
- a CDS encoding DUF2073 domain-containing protein, producing the protein MTKKDIGISFHLVSKQKLNELSSADKLRYIMSEVKDGRILVLEQGLTPNEQATLIEQTMKEIDHDTFIGIEMEGYSEEKASFIQRVFGVMKKPRMTVIGPAHLLKMVHKDNDLIETIIIPGKGTQ
- a CDS encoding adenylyltransferase/cytidyltransferase family protein, which codes for MVTVMATGTFDLLHLGHIYYLKEAKKLGDKLIVVVAHDATVRKLKHEPINSQEIRLRLVQELKMVDDAYIGYEHDMYKIVEELKPDIIALGYDQVHNEHQIVHELRKRSLNARVVRLKKYDGGSDLEGTRRIIQKIISAYEFQKQMERVEHS
- the ribH gene encoding 6,7-dimethyl-8-ribityllumazine synthase, whose protein sequence is MVHDKIRIGAVVAEFNYDINMMMLERAKEHAQFLGAEITHIVKVPGVFDMGLAVKKLLERQDLDGVIALGSVIEGETEHDQIVIQNAARKIADLAVEFGKPIGFGISGPGMTRLQAQDRIENAKAAVETVVKLHQRLKL
- a CDS encoding prefoldin subunit beta, which gives rise to MTNEGMSPQLQDQITRLQQLRSQVQLIMQQRQQTELQLKEIDDALKELDQTTEKTPIYKSVGALLIRTKGKDDVKKDLLENKESLELRKTTLEKQEGRSREKLAELQSKVENALKLGKDSIDD
- the ribC gene encoding riboflavin synthase, with product MKKIGIADTTFARYDMAQAAIDELQSHATGFTIERYTVPGIKDLPVACKKLFDEKNCDIVLALGMPGAQSIDKQCAHEASLGLIITQLLCNRHIIEVFVHEDEARNERELLWLAEQRTREHALNVLDLLFKPEKLTKNAGRGLRQGFKDVGSIQE
- the ribB gene encoding 3,4-dihydroxy-2-butanone-4-phosphate synthase gives rise to the protein MMTSHVQHALNDLRQGKFVLVYDHDDRETETDFVKAAQFITPQDIQTMRQDGGGLIFLMISYPLAQQLQLPFLADIYASLEDSYPVLKALKPTDIPYDTKSSFSLYINHRKTFTGITDNDRSLTIKKFSELAEKINTLESRKALEEFGKEFRSPGHVPICIGSQNLLQERRGHTELVVALLQMAGIVPVGTGCEIMGDSGHALSKRDAQRYAQKHGLLFLEGSEIIKAWKQWSR
- the uppS gene encoding polyprenyl diphosphate synthase, whose protein sequence is MNSISKKALLKTVADKKINELEQYALRSYTGKKILATLYHSPAYRFFSKKINEFRNYRLLEEIKKQPVPNHIAIIMDGNRRYARDLELSPEAGHLLGRDKIEEILDWCFELDIKVVTVFAFSTENFKRSKKEVQTLMNLCRHELQRALHDERIHKNKVKIQVLGHLESLPKDIQKAARTLMRQTKKYNKYIFNIALAYGGREEIVQAIKKIAQDVKKEKLKIEEITQKTVSSYLYTQGLPDPDLILRTSGEERISNFLLWQLAYSELYFSDVYWPAFQKRDFLNAIYTYQQRHRRYGT